In the Pedobacter cryoconitis genome, GAATACTCAGGAAGCTTTCGTTCAATATTGTCCAATGGGTAAATTCAGCTGGCTGAATGAAGTCAAAGAAATCCAGAATCCTTATTATGGGAGCCAAATGTATGACTGTGGTACTGTGAAAGATACGCTTGAAAAGAACTAATATTTCTTATCATACATCAAGGGTTTTTGCCATAATTCCCTATATGTTTGCAGAGTTATTTAAAACACAAATTTATGAAAAAGATATTTTTATTTTTGCTTGTCGCTTCCATCAGCACAGCATCATTTGCACAAACAAAGTGGTCTGTAGACCCGATGCATACCTTTATTAATTTTGAAGTTAAACATTTGGGGATCTCCTTTGTAAATGGGTCATTCAAGAAATTTGAAGGCACAATCGATGCAGCTAAACCAGATTTAACAGATGCTAAAATCAACTTTACTGTAGCTGTAAACAGCGTTACTACTGGTGTTGAAATGAGAGATAATCATTTGAAAACAGACGATTTCTTCAATGCGGAAAAATATCCAACCATGACTTTTGTGGGTTCGTCTTTTAAGAAATTGAAAGATAATAATTATGAACTTGCTGGTAAACTGACTATCCGCGACGTAACGAAAGACGTGAAATTTAACGTTGTTTATGGCGGAGTAGCTAAAGATCAGCAGGCAAATACAAGAGCAGGCTTTCACGCTACTACCACGGTTAACCGTTTAGATTATAATATCAAGTATGATCCAAGTGGAATGGCAGTAGCGAAAGACATCAAAATTGAATTAAACCTGGAATTCGTTCAGGCTAAATAATATTCTTGTTTAAACTGAAGAGGGGTTGTTTAAGCAGGTGAATGCTTAGATGACCCCTTTTTTTAGCTAAAAGATTATGGCAAACTTATCGGCGCTTAAAAATTTAACAGGGAATCTTCCCGTTCAGGATGAACTGATGCCTGTTTTGTTTATTGGTCATGGTTCTCCAATGAATGGGATAGAAGACAATGAATTTAGTCAAAAATGGGCTGATATGGGACGTACGATGGCCATTCCCAAAGCTGTTATTGTCGTTTCTGCTCACTGGTTCACCAGGGGAACAGCTGTTACTGCAATGAATTTTCCCAAAACGATTCATGACTTTGGTGGATTTCCGCAGGCCTTATTTGATGTAGAATATCCTGCGCCGGGCAGTCCTTTGCTGGCCGCAGAGACAGCAAAGCTGATTACCAGTACAGACGTTGTTTTAGATCATGATTGGGGGCTGGATCATGGGGCATGGACAGTATTACAGCACCTATTTCCAAAGGCTGATATCCCTGTTCTGCAATTGAGTATCGATTATACAAAAGATCCAAAAGCACATTATGAAATGGCTGCTGAACTATATCAGCTCCGCAGAAAAGGAGTATTGATTATGGGTAGTGGTAATATGGTCCATAATTTAAGAATGATGAATTGGGAAATGATCAACGGAGGGGGATATGACTGGGCGCTGGAAATCAATGAGCAGTTCAAGTCATTGATTATGAATAAAGAACATCAACCTTTGATGGCTTATCAAAACCTTGGTAAAGCCGCTATGCTGGCTATTCCGACACCAGAACATTATTTGCCATTGTTATATACATTGGGCTTGCAAAATGAGAAGGAAGAAGCCGTACTTTTCAATGATAAGGCCGTTGGTGGTTCTTTAACGATGACTTCTGTCCGGATTGGTTGATCCTGTTGAATTGAAGCAGGCTCCCTGTAACATTTGTAAAACCTTCTTTTGTGGCAGTGGCCGTGGCTTATATTTTTTCATAAATTGCGGGCTAAGTTTAAATTAATGAAGAAATTCTGCCTCTTATTTTTATTGGGTTCCAGCAGCGTAAAGGCTCAGGAAAAACCTGTTTTAACTGTAGAAAGTATTATGCGTGACCAAAAATGGCTGGGGGTTTCCCCATCTGATTACCATTGGTCTGGAGATAGTAAAACAATTTATTTCAAATGGAACCCAGAAAGTAAAGACAATAACGAGTCTTATAAAGTGGACATTTCTACTGGAAAACCAGTTAAAACGACAGATAAACTCGCTGAACAGCAAAGTATAGGTAATTATACTTATAACAAAGACCATAGTCTGGGGCTTATGGAAAAGTCAGGAGATTTATTCTTGTACGCTTTCAAAACAAAGCAGCAGCGCAGACTAACTAATACTTTAGAAGCGGAACGTAACGCTGTTTTTTTAAACGATGGGACGATTGCTTTTCAAAAAGGAAATAATCTATATGCACTCAACCTGAATACTTCGGAATTGAAACAGCTCACCAATTTTGTTTTCGGGAAAAACAAAACTCCTGTGGTTAAAAGTACGCAAGACAACTGGTTAAAAGCAGAACAGGATGGACTCTTTGAGGTGCTTAAAAGCAAGAAAAAGCAGGAAGCTTTCAATCTTGCTAAAAAGAAAAGCCTGAGCGGGGATGACAAACCATTAAGGGCAATTGAGCTTGGGAACCAGCAACTGAGTAATCTGGTGATCAGCCCGGATGGACGTTATGTCAATTACAGGTTGAAACTTCAGGCGGAGGAAGGCAGGGAAACGATTGTTCCGAATTTTGTGACTAACTCTGGGTATACTGAAGATATTCCAGGCAGAACTAAAGTAGGAGAGCCTTTACCCGCTTATGATAATTTTATCTATGATCAGCAGCGGGATACTATTTATAGAATTCAGACTGCAAAGATCCCTGGGATTAAAGATCTGCCAGATTACTTGAAAGACTATCCAAAGAAAATGGAGGTTGCGGTAAAGAAAAATGAAGACAGAAAAGTAAATTTATCTGCACCAATATGGAATGCAGCAGGGACAGTGGCTGTTTTAACAGCAGAATCGCAAGATAATAAAGATCGCTGGATCTTGAAGTTAGACGCAGCTACAGGTGGTTTAACCCTGCTGGACAGACAACGTGATGAAGCTTGGGTTGGCGGGCCTGGTATCAATTCAGCTAATTTGGGATGGACAGATAATCAGCATATATATTTTCAGAGTGAGGCTAGCGGTTATGCACATATTTACCTTGCTGATGTCTCTACCGGAGTTAAGCGCCAGCTAACCAGTGGAAAATGGGAAGTGAAAAATCTTTCTTTAGCTAAAGACAAACAGACCTTTTATTTTATCGGAAACATAGAACATCCTGGAATTACGCACTTTTATAAAGTAAGCGTGAATGGTGGAACTCCTGTTAAAATTACCAGCATGAAAGGGGGGAATGAAGTTACTTTATCTCCTGATGAACAGTGGCTGGCTATTAATTATTCTTACATGAACAAGCCCTGGGAGCTTTATATCCAGGCAAATAAGCCGGGCGCTAAAGCAATCAGGATAACGGAATCTTCTTCTGCAGCGTTTAAGGCTTATCCATGGAGAGAACCGGATTTAGTTTCTTTTAAAAACAGGTATGGTGATGATATATATGCGCGGGTTTATCCGGCATTAAAGCCAGCATCGAATCATCCTGCGGTTGTATTTGTGCATGGTGCGGGTTATCTGCAGAATGTTCATTATTGGTGGAGCCAGTATTCCAGGGAATATATGTTCCATAACCTGCTTGCAGATAATGGGTATACAGTAATTGATATCGATTATACAGCAAGTTCCGGATATGGCAGAAACCATCGTACAGGGATTTACCGTCATATGGGTGGTAAAGATTTAACGGATCAGGTAGATGGCGTAAAAATGCTGGTAGAGAAGTACCAGGTAAATCCGCAGCATGTAGGTATTTATGGCGGTTCTTATGGTGGGTTTATTACTTTAATGGCTTTATTCAATGAGCCTGGTGTTTTCGCTTCTGGTGCAGCACTGCGTTCGGTAACGGACTGGGCACATTACAACCATGGTTATACTTCTAATATCCTGAACGAGCCAGCTAATGATTCACTGGCTTACAGGCGCAGTTCTCCAATCTATTTTGCCGAAGGTCTGAAAGGGGATTTACTGATGTGCCATGGGATGGTGGATGAGAATGTGCAGTTTCAGGATATAGTCCGTTTGAGTCAGCGCCTGATTGAATTAGGCAAAAACAAATGGGATCTGGCTGTTTATCCTGTTGAAGACCATGGATTTGTACAGCCTTCGAGCTGGACGGATGAATACAAAAGAATCTTTAAGCTGTTTGAAAGGACGTTAAAGAATTAAAATAGAGCGGGCTGATTCTTTGGTTTATGCGTATAGCTTTTGTCTATGGGGTCATCAATATTAAGTATCTGTTATCTTTCAAATAGGGTTGATAAAGAGGCAATATTGATGTATTTTTGCACAACGAAAAAAAGAACATTATGATTAATATAGGTGAACAATTTCCAGCTTACTCAAAACCAGCTGTAGTTAGTATAGAAAAAGGAAAAGAGTTTGAAACATTAACTTCTGAAACTTTAGTAAATGAGAACAACCAATGGACTTGTATGTTCTGGTGGCCAAAAGATTTTACTTTTGTTTGTCCAACTGAAATCGCTGAATTCAATGCTAATTTCGGTGAATTCCGTGACCGTGACACGACTTTAATCGGCGCTTCTACAGATTCAGAAAACGTGCATTTAGCATGGAGACATAACCATGATGATTTACGTGGTTTAAAATTCCCAATGCTTGCTGATACTTCTAAATCATTAGCTGAAGCGCTTGATATTTTAGAGCCAACAGAAAAAATCGCTTACCGTGCAACTTTCATCATTGACCCACAAGGAATTATCCGTTGGGCTAGTGCAAATGACTTAAGTGTTGGACGTAACGTAAAAGAAGTATTAAGAGTACTTGACGCTTTACAAACTGACGAACTTTGTCCTTGTAACTGGGAAAAAGGTGAAGCAACTTTAACAGTTTAAATTATCACGTCCTGTTTATTTTTAAACAGGGTTTAATTCATAGAAACCCCTGTAAATGCATTTTTCAGGGGTTTCTTATATCCATAGCAGCTGCTTTTTATAAGAAGGCAGCTTTAAAAATCATAAAAAAATGAGTGAAAGTACTGAAACCATAGAAGAATTATTAGCCATTGTAGGTTTAAACGAAGGCTATAGAAACGAGAGTATCCATTTACTTGAAAAAGGTAATTCAAGATATGTACGTGACTTAAAATTAAATTTCAGCAGTACCCTGACTTCAGCACATATTACTGAAAAAGAATGTGCTTTACTGGGCTTAAGTATTGCAATCAATAACAACAACAAAGTATTAACTGATTTCTTTGAAAAACAGGCGCAGCAAAAAGAAGCTACGGCAGAAGAAATCGCTGAAGCAGCTGGTTGTGCTTCTTTACTGGCTTTAAACAATGTACTTTATCGTTTCCGTCACTTTACGGCAAAAGAGAAGTATACCCGCATGCCTGCACGCGTAAGAATGCAATTGATGGGCAACCCGGTAACTGGTAAAGAGTTTTTTGAATTAATGAGTTTGGCTGTTTCAGCTGTAAATGGTTGTGAAATGTGTGTAAATGCACACGAAGAATCTATTCTGGCTTTAGGAGCTACTGAAGAACGTGTATTTGATGCGATCCGTATTGCCTCAATCGTTACTTCTGCTGGTAAGGTCATTTACTAGATTTAACTGATTTATTGAAAAGGAGGTGTCTGAATGGACTGCCCCAGAAAGTGTCTGACTTTTTTGGGCAGTCCATTCAAACACCTCCTTTTGTTATATATGGCTGTTTTGAAAATATTTAAGTATTTATTTGGATTTACTGAACACTGTTCATTACATTTGCTCTCTATAATTTAAGGATATGGGTATATCAGAGAGAAAAGAGCGGGAGCGGGAAGAGATGAAAACGATGATCACCACTGCGGCCATGAAAATGTTCCTGGAGGATGGTTATGCGAAAACTTCTATCCGTAATATCGCTGACGCTATTGAATATAGTCCCGGCACTATTTACTTATATTATAAAGATAAAGATGAGTTACTTTTTGAAGTTCAGGGGCAAGCTTATCTGAAGTTATTAGAAGCATTCAAGCAAAATGTAACCAGTACCAATCCACTGGAAAAACTGGAGCAGCTAGGTAAAACCTATGTTTCTTTTGGTTTGGCGAACCCAGAATTGTATGACTTGATGTTTATTATCAGAGCGCCAACGAATGTAGATGAAACAACTCATGGACACAATGGTGATGCTACTTTTAATTACTTAATCAGTTTGATTGAGGAATGTATTCAGGCAGATCTGTTAATTTTTAAAAATGCAAATCAGGCGGCACTGCAAATCTGGTCTATGGCGCATGGTCTGGTTTCTTTAAATCTTCGTTGCCGTTTAAAAGTGATGATTCCTGAAGAATCCTCAATTCCTGAAATTTTACATATAGCGATAGAAGAATATTTATTTTCCATAAGGGCTTAGGCCTTTTTTTTGACCCATTACTAAACACTGTTTATTATGTATACATCATTTATTAAAGCGTCTGTTCTGCTCACTGGATGGCTGCTTATTTTAGGAAAACCAGCCATAGCGCAGCAACAGAGCCGGCAGCTGGATGACTATATTTCGTTAGCTTTTGGACAGAACCAGGGTCTGAAGCAACAAAACTTCGACTTGGAAAAATCTTTGTTTGCTTTGAAAGAAGCGAAAGCAATGTACTTGCCTACGGTGAGTATGTTAGGAAGCTACACCAAATCCGCGGGCGGCAGGACGATAGATGTACCGGTTGGCGATCTGGTCAATCCTATTTACAGTGCGCTTAATCAATTGACTTCTTCGTCTAAATATCCGCAGATAGCGAATCAATCGTTTTTATTGAACCCGGATAATTTTTATGATGTTAAGCTCAGAACATCACTTCCGCTGATCAATGCTGAAATCCGTTATAATAAACTGATTAAACAACAATTGATCAGCAGCCAGCAAGCTGCGGTGAATGTTTACAAAAGAGCGCTGGTCAAAGACATTAAAACTGCTTATTACCACTATTTTCAAGCCTTACAAGGAGTAGAAGCTTACCGAAGTGCGTTATTGCTTATCGATGAAAACATCCGTGTAAATACGAGTTTACTGAAAAATGGGGTTAGAAATGGGACTGCTTTATTAAGAGCACAGACTGAGCAGGAAAAAACCAATGCTGCGTTAATCAATGCGCAGCGTAACGTAGACAATGCCAGTGCTTATTTTAATTTCTTATTAAACCGGCCTTTAAAAGAGGCAATTCTGATAGACAGTGTTGGCATTGCCAATGTGTTAGTTGGGCCGGATACCACAACAGGTATTAGCGGACGGGAAGAATTAAAGCAATTAAGTAGCTTGAAGGAGGTCAACAATCTGGATTATAAATTACAGCGGTCCAACTTGATCCCTAAGCTGAGCACGTTTGTAGATCTTGGATCGCAGGGAATGGATTTTAAAGTCAACGATAAAACAAGATATTATCTATGGGGTGTCAATTTGCAATGGGACCTCTTTACAGGAGGTAAAAATAAATTCCGTGCGGCACAAGCACAGTCAAATATTAAGGCAAATACAGCGAAAATTGATGAAACGGAACAGTCGTTTAAATTGCAGCTTGCCCAGGCTCATAACAATTACAGGGCAGCAAAAGCCGCGTGTACGAGTGCAGTTGCGGGTTTGTCTTTCGCTGGAAAATATTACAGAGATCAGCTCAAAGCATACCGTGCGGGGCAGTTATTATACCTTGAACTGATCGACGCACAGGATCAGCTAACCAGTGCAAAACTGAGAATGGCCGATACACAGGCCGACTTACAAATCACGCTTGCCGAACTGGAGCGTGACCAGGCAACTTATCCATTGAATAATTAATATTAAAATATAAACAAAATGAAAGCTATTCATTATGCTGCGCTATTGCTGGGAGTACCGATATTTTACGCTTGCAATACCTCAACGCCAGTTGCCAGCACGGCAATGGGAAACGATACGATCCCGGTTCAGGTTATGAAACTTAACCTGGAAAGCAGTAATGCTGCAATCCCGGTATCCGGACAATTTACAACGAACAATGAAGTTATGCTCTCCTTTAAGACGGGCGGAATTATAAACAGCCTGCTGGTTAAAGAGGGGGATGCGGTTAAAAAAGGGCAATTGCTCGCAACTTTGAACCTCACAGAGATCAATGCACAAGTGCAGCAAGCTCAACTGGGCTATGAAAAGGCCAAACGTGATTATCAGCGGACAAAAAACTTGTATACTGATAGCGTAGCTACTTTAGAGCAATTGCAAAATAGTAAAACTGCGCTGCTGGTTTCTCAGCAGCAACTCAATCAGGTTGATTTTAACAGGAAATATTCAGAGATACATGCGCCAGAAAATGGCTTTATTTTAAAAAAGATGGCTGATGTAGGCCAGCAGATTTCTTCTGGTACTGCTGTATTACAAACCAACGGGGCACAATCCGGGAAATGGGAGTTAAAAGTAGGGATCAGCGACAGGGAATGGGCGATTTTAAAATTAAATGATCCGGCGAAAATAGAGACCACTGCTATGCCGGGACAGGTTCTGGACGGAGTAGTGAGCCGTAAGTCTGAAGGGGTCGATGCAGCTACCGGAACGTTTACAGCTTATATTAAGTTAACGGGACAGACGCCAAAAGCTATTGCTGCCGGCATGTTTGGAAAAGCAACGCTAAGTCCTTCAAAACACGTGGAGCATAAAGGAAACTGGCAAATACCATACGAGGCATTGTTAGATGGTGACGGAAGCAGCGGTTATGTATTTGTTACCAATGATAACAAAACTGCACATAGAGTAAAAGTGACGGTTGCGGGAATTGAAAAAAACACGGTAACTATCAGTGAGGGGTTGGAGAATGCTGGGGCATTAATTATTTCCGGATCAGCGTATTTGACAGATAACAGCAAGATCAGTATTCATTCACCATTAAAAACAGCGAAATGAAAATATCAGATTACGCTGTAAAAAACAGCCAGTTTACACTGGTAATTTTCCTGATGATCATTGTATTGGGGATTTCCACCATGTTCAGTATGCCCAGATCGGAGGATCCGGAGATGCATGCACCAGCTTTTTCTGTAATAATTGTTTATCCGGGAACCAGCCCAAGGGATATCGAAGACCGGGTGGTTACCCCTTTGGAAAAGACGATTTCGGGATTGGATGATATCAAAAGGATCAGGACGAGTATCTCTAATGGAGTAGCTGTTTTAAGGGTAGAATATAAATATAGCAGCAGTGTTGAAGGCAAATATCAGGAAATTGTAAGAGAGGTTAACAGCAGAAGAAGTGAATTGCCGGCTGATATTTATAGCATAGAAGTACAGAAACAGCAACCTTCAGATGTGAATGTATTGCAGGTTGCACTGGTTTCAGAGAATGCGCCGCGCAGCAGGATGCAATATTATGCGGAAAAGCTTCAGGATGAACTGGAAAAAGTAGCTGCATTGAAGAAAGTATCTATTTTTGGCTTGCCAAGACAGCAGGTTCGGATAGAGCTTGATCTGGAAAAAATGGCACAGATGAACCTTCCGGTTAGTGCTGTAAAAAATAGCCTTCAGAGTGAAATGG is a window encoding:
- a CDS encoding YceI family protein, translated to MKKIFLFLLVASISTASFAQTKWSVDPMHTFINFEVKHLGISFVNGSFKKFEGTIDAAKPDLTDAKINFTVAVNSVTTGVEMRDNHLKTDDFFNAEKYPTMTFVGSSFKKLKDNNYELAGKLTIRDVTKDVKFNVVYGGVAKDQQANTRAGFHATTTVNRLDYNIKYDPSGMAVAKDIKIELNLEFVQAK
- the ygiD gene encoding 4,5-DOPA dioxygenase extradiol, whose product is MANLSALKNLTGNLPVQDELMPVLFIGHGSPMNGIEDNEFSQKWADMGRTMAIPKAVIVVSAHWFTRGTAVTAMNFPKTIHDFGGFPQALFDVEYPAPGSPLLAAETAKLITSTDVVLDHDWGLDHGAWTVLQHLFPKADIPVLQLSIDYTKDPKAHYEMAAELYQLRRKGVLIMGSGNMVHNLRMMNWEMINGGGYDWALEINEQFKSLIMNKEHQPLMAYQNLGKAAMLAIPTPEHYLPLLYTLGLQNEKEEAVLFNDKAVGGSLTMTSVRIG
- a CDS encoding S9 family peptidase, translating into MKKFCLLFLLGSSSVKAQEKPVLTVESIMRDQKWLGVSPSDYHWSGDSKTIYFKWNPESKDNNESYKVDISTGKPVKTTDKLAEQQSIGNYTYNKDHSLGLMEKSGDLFLYAFKTKQQRRLTNTLEAERNAVFLNDGTIAFQKGNNLYALNLNTSELKQLTNFVFGKNKTPVVKSTQDNWLKAEQDGLFEVLKSKKKQEAFNLAKKKSLSGDDKPLRAIELGNQQLSNLVISPDGRYVNYRLKLQAEEGRETIVPNFVTNSGYTEDIPGRTKVGEPLPAYDNFIYDQQRDTIYRIQTAKIPGIKDLPDYLKDYPKKMEVAVKKNEDRKVNLSAPIWNAAGTVAVLTAESQDNKDRWILKLDAATGGLTLLDRQRDEAWVGGPGINSANLGWTDNQHIYFQSEASGYAHIYLADVSTGVKRQLTSGKWEVKNLSLAKDKQTFYFIGNIEHPGITHFYKVSVNGGTPVKITSMKGGNEVTLSPDEQWLAINYSYMNKPWELYIQANKPGAKAIRITESSSAAFKAYPWREPDLVSFKNRYGDDIYARVYPALKPASNHPAVVFVHGAGYLQNVHYWWSQYSREYMFHNLLADNGYTVIDIDYTASSGYGRNHRTGIYRHMGGKDLTDQVDGVKMLVEKYQVNPQHVGIYGGSYGGFITLMALFNEPGVFASGAALRSVTDWAHYNHGYTSNILNEPANDSLAYRRSSPIYFAEGLKGDLLMCHGMVDENVQFQDIVRLSQRLIELGKNKWDLAVYPVEDHGFVQPSSWTDEYKRIFKLFERTLKN
- a CDS encoding peroxiredoxin; protein product: MINIGEQFPAYSKPAVVSIEKGKEFETLTSETLVNENNQWTCMFWWPKDFTFVCPTEIAEFNANFGEFRDRDTTLIGASTDSENVHLAWRHNHDDLRGLKFPMLADTSKSLAEALDILEPTEKIAYRATFIIDPQGIIRWASANDLSVGRNVKEVLRVLDALQTDELCPCNWEKGEATLTV
- a CDS encoding carboxymuconolactone decarboxylase family protein, yielding MSESTETIEELLAIVGLNEGYRNESIHLLEKGNSRYVRDLKLNFSSTLTSAHITEKECALLGLSIAINNNNKVLTDFFEKQAQQKEATAEEIAEAAGCASLLALNNVLYRFRHFTAKEKYTRMPARVRMQLMGNPVTGKEFFELMSLAVSAVNGCEMCVNAHEESILALGATEERVFDAIRIASIVTSAGKVIY
- a CDS encoding TetR/AcrR family transcriptional regulator, with the protein product MGISERKEREREEMKTMITTAAMKMFLEDGYAKTSIRNIADAIEYSPGTIYLYYKDKDELLFEVQGQAYLKLLEAFKQNVTSTNPLEKLEQLGKTYVSFGLANPELYDLMFIIRAPTNVDETTHGHNGDATFNYLISLIEECIQADLLIFKNANQAALQIWSMAHGLVSLNLRCRLKVMIPEESSIPEILHIAIEEYLFSIRA
- a CDS encoding TolC family protein, giving the protein MYTSFIKASVLLTGWLLILGKPAIAQQQSRQLDDYISLAFGQNQGLKQQNFDLEKSLFALKEAKAMYLPTVSMLGSYTKSAGGRTIDVPVGDLVNPIYSALNQLTSSSKYPQIANQSFLLNPDNFYDVKLRTSLPLINAEIRYNKLIKQQLISSQQAAVNVYKRALVKDIKTAYYHYFQALQGVEAYRSALLLIDENIRVNTSLLKNGVRNGTALLRAQTEQEKTNAALINAQRNVDNASAYFNFLLNRPLKEAILIDSVGIANVLVGPDTTTGISGREELKQLSSLKEVNNLDYKLQRSNLIPKLSTFVDLGSQGMDFKVNDKTRYYLWGVNLQWDLFTGGKNKFRAAQAQSNIKANTAKIDETEQSFKLQLAQAHNNYRAAKAACTSAVAGLSFAGKYYRDQLKAYRAGQLLYLELIDAQDQLTSAKLRMADTQADLQITLAELERDQATYPLNN
- a CDS encoding efflux RND transporter periplasmic adaptor subunit, with the protein product MKAIHYAALLLGVPIFYACNTSTPVASTAMGNDTIPVQVMKLNLESSNAAIPVSGQFTTNNEVMLSFKTGGIINSLLVKEGDAVKKGQLLATLNLTEINAQVQQAQLGYEKAKRDYQRTKNLYTDSVATLEQLQNSKTALLVSQQQLNQVDFNRKYSEIHAPENGFILKKMADVGQQISSGTAVLQTNGAQSGKWELKVGISDREWAILKLNDPAKIETTAMPGQVLDGVVSRKSEGVDAATGTFTAYIKLTGQTPKAIAAGMFGKATLSPSKHVEHKGNWQIPYEALLDGDGSSGYVFVTNDNKTAHRVKVTVAGIEKNTVTISEGLENAGALIISGSAYLTDNSKISIHSPLKTAK